One segment of Pseudobythopirellula maris DNA contains the following:
- a CDS encoding bifunctional riboflavin kinase/FAD synthetase: MKPRENRVQIVRHLAELPESLRGGALTIGNFDGVHRGHAELIARLVDKAKEVGGPALVLTFDPHPVRLLRPAECPPPLTWTERKAELLADLGVDCVIAYPTDKALLCLSAEEFFRRIVVEAIGAKAMIEGPNFYFGHNREGDVQLLADLAAGAGMSLDVVQPVALDTGGGAEWISSSRIRRLLLTGGKVGLARRMLTSPYKLRGMITHGAGRGAELGFPTANLEGIDTLLPAPGVYAAAGWVMGRAWPAAVNIGSNPTFGETHPKVEAHLVGLHEPLYGKLIEVDFLERLRDVRPFPSAGALVAQIRQDAASAKNIADAYLDTIGALQAGAGDNKPQD, from the coding sequence TTGAAACCTCGTGAAAACCGCGTGCAGATCGTCCGCCACCTCGCCGAACTGCCCGAATCGCTGCGCGGCGGGGCGCTGACGATCGGCAACTTCGACGGCGTCCACCGCGGCCACGCCGAGCTGATCGCCCGGCTCGTCGACAAGGCCAAAGAGGTCGGCGGGCCGGCGCTGGTGCTCACGTTCGACCCCCACCCGGTGCGGCTGCTGCGGCCGGCCGAATGCCCGCCTCCGCTCACCTGGACCGAGCGCAAGGCCGAGCTGCTCGCCGACTTGGGGGTCGATTGCGTCATCGCCTACCCCACCGACAAGGCGCTGCTGTGCCTGTCGGCCGAGGAGTTCTTCCGTCGGATCGTTGTCGAGGCGATCGGCGCCAAGGCGATGATCGAGGGGCCTAATTTTTACTTTGGCCACAATCGCGAGGGCGACGTGCAGCTGCTGGCCGATCTGGCCGCGGGCGCCGGCATGTCGCTCGACGTGGTCCAGCCCGTCGCGCTCGACACGGGCGGTGGGGCCGAGTGGATTTCCAGCTCACGGATCCGCCGGTTGCTGCTCACCGGCGGCAAGGTCGGCCTGGCGCGCAGGATGCTCACCTCGCCTTACAAGTTGCGTGGCATGATCACCCACGGCGCCGGCCGCGGGGCCGAGCTCGGCTTCCCCACGGCGAACCTCGAGGGGATCGACACGCTGCTGCCGGCCCCCGGCGTTTACGCCGCCGCCGGCTGGGTGATGGGCCGGGCGTGGCCAGCCGCCGTGAACATCGGCTCCAACCCGACGTTCGGCGAGACGCACCCCAAGGTCGAGGCGCACCTCGTCGGCCTGCACGAGCCGCTTTACGGCAAGCTGATCGAGGTCGATTTCCTCGAGCGGCTCCGCGACGTGCGACCGTTCCCGTCGGCCGGTGCGCTCGTCGCACAGATCCGGCAAGACGCGGCCTCGGCGAAGAATATCGCCGACGCCTACCTCGATACGATCGGCGCCCTCCAAGCGGGCGCCGGCGACAACAAGCCCCAGGATTGA
- a CDS encoding DHH family phosphoesterase, translating into MPLDWTPLKELVASCDSFVLTSHMRPDCDAIGSEIGLALALETLGKRVRIVNGDTTPPHIAFIDPQTKVETLGQGVTPEEVHQADAHIVLDTSAWGQLGPMADVLRESGAKKLVIDHHLSGDDLGGAVIKDTTAEAVGRLVAEAIDALGVELTTEMAKPLFAAIATDTGWFRFSSVTAATYETVARLVEAGANPAETFSTLFDRNTIERVWLQGRVLQSIRTELDGRVAFGHATAEDFAETGAAPADTEDVVNRLLSISGVEVAVLLTWMPEDGKTKASLRSRSDFDVREVAEVFGGGGHAKAAGVRIPGPIPEAKAALLAELVSRMA; encoded by the coding sequence ATGCCGCTCGATTGGACCCCGCTGAAAGAGCTGGTCGCCTCGTGCGACTCGTTCGTGCTGACCTCGCACATGCGTCCCGACTGCGACGCGATCGGCAGTGAGATCGGCTTGGCTCTCGCCCTGGAGACGCTCGGCAAGCGGGTGCGGATCGTCAACGGCGACACCACACCGCCGCACATCGCGTTCATCGATCCCCAGACAAAGGTCGAGACACTCGGCCAGGGCGTCACCCCCGAGGAGGTCCACCAGGCCGACGCCCACATCGTGCTCGACACGAGCGCTTGGGGCCAACTCGGTCCGATGGCCGATGTGCTCCGCGAGTCGGGCGCCAAGAAGCTGGTGATCGATCACCACCTGAGTGGCGACGACTTGGGCGGCGCCGTGATCAAAGACACCACGGCCGAGGCGGTCGGCCGGCTCGTGGCCGAAGCGATCGACGCTCTGGGCGTCGAGCTGACCACCGAGATGGCCAAGCCGCTGTTCGCGGCGATCGCCACCGACACCGGCTGGTTCCGCTTCTCGTCCGTCACGGCCGCCACTTACGAGACGGTCGCCCGGCTCGTCGAGGCGGGCGCCAACCCGGCGGAGACTTTCTCAACGCTGTTCGACCGCAACACGATCGAGCGCGTGTGGCTCCAGGGGCGGGTGCTGCAGAGCATCCGCACCGAGCTGGACGGACGGGTCGCCTTTGGGCACGCCACGGCCGAGGACTTCGCCGAGACCGGCGCCGCCCCGGCCGACACGGAGGACGTGGTCAACCGGTTGCTCAGCATCTCCGGCGTCGAGGTGGCGGTGCTGCTCACCTGGATGCCCGAAGACGGCAAGACGAAGGCGAGCCTGCGCAGCCGCAGCGACTTCGACGTGCGCGAGGTGGCCGAAGTCTTCGGCGGCGGCGGCCACGCCAAGGCGGCCGGCGTGCGGATCCCGGGGCCGATCCCCGAGGCCAAGGCGGCGCTGCTAGCGGAGCTTGTGAGCCGCATGGCGTAG
- the larB gene encoding nickel pincer cofactor biosynthesis protein LarB — protein MDRDTLLNLAQSVRDGALAPETLADRLLEASEQTRLLAGGDVSLDTARRDRCGYPEVVYGEGKTPDAIAAIIAAQQERGEPSLVTRIDPAAAADLEVLYPLACHNATARTWRLAAPVGGAACEQEAPQGSVAVVTAGTTDLPVAEEAAETLVWMGVAVTRINDIGVAGPQRLAERLPELRDADVVIVAAGMEGALPSVVGGHVAAPVIAVPTSVGYGASFGGVTALLGMLNSCSSNVAVVNIDAGFKAGYLAGVIASRAAAGRCSSEKGADS, from the coding sequence ATGGATCGAGACACCCTGCTGAACCTGGCCCAATCCGTGCGCGACGGCGCCCTCGCGCCCGAGACGCTCGCCGACCGACTCCTCGAAGCGAGCGAGCAAACGCGGCTTCTCGCCGGTGGCGACGTGTCGCTCGACACGGCGCGGCGCGACCGCTGCGGTTACCCCGAGGTCGTTTATGGCGAGGGCAAAACGCCCGATGCGATCGCCGCGATCATCGCCGCCCAGCAGGAGCGTGGCGAGCCGTCGCTGGTGACGCGGATCGACCCGGCGGCCGCGGCCGACCTGGAAGTGCTCTACCCGCTCGCTTGCCACAACGCGACAGCACGCACCTGGCGGCTGGCGGCCCCCGTCGGCGGCGCCGCTTGCGAACAAGAGGCGCCCCAAGGTTCGGTCGCCGTGGTGACCGCCGGCACGACCGACCTGCCGGTCGCCGAGGAGGCGGCCGAAACGCTCGTCTGGATGGGCGTTGCCGTGACTCGTATCAACGACATCGGTGTCGCCGGGCCGCAGCGGCTCGCCGAGCGGCTGCCCGAATTGCGCGACGCCGACGTGGTGATCGTCGCCGCCGGCATGGAGGGCGCCTTGCCGAGCGTCGTCGGCGGGCATGTCGCGGCGCCGGTGATCGCCGTGCCGACGAGCGTCGGCTACGGGGCGAGCTTCGGCGGCGTGACGGCGCTCTTGGGCATGCTCAACAGCTGCTCGTCGAACGTGGCGGTGGTGAACATCGACGCCGGTTTTAAGGCGGGCTACCTGGCCGGGGTGATCGCTTCGCGAGCCGCCGCGGGCCGCTGCTCCAGTGAGAAGGGCGCCGATTCGTGA
- a CDS encoding NAD(P)H-hydrate dehydratase, which produces MKDVSQEPLPLLAGRGAESHKGDFGRVLLIGGAPGMAGSIAMSALSCLRSGAGLVTVAAPAASAPVVASFCPVYMTVAIGKAEDFRESLEAATVVAIGPGLGENWDTLLPLVLAANKPTVIDADGLNALARGSMLENVHARCVLTPHPGEYGRLVGDASLAAKATGDDAERVEAAGVLARRSGASGAVLLKGARTVVADGERHAINKTGNPGMATGGSGDVLTGVIAGLMAQGLGPFDAARLGAHVHGVAGDLAAARLGQISMIATDLIDELPHAFQRLDPTPF; this is translated from the coding sequence GTGAAAGACGTTTCGCAAGAACCGTTGCCGCTCTTGGCGGGCCGTGGCGCCGAGAGCCACAAGGGCGACTTCGGCCGCGTGCTGCTCATTGGCGGCGCGCCGGGGATGGCGGGCTCGATCGCGATGTCGGCCCTCTCTTGCCTGCGCAGCGGCGCGGGGCTCGTGACCGTGGCGGCGCCGGCCGCGTCGGCGCCCGTGGTCGCCTCGTTCTGCCCCGTCTACATGACGGTTGCGATCGGCAAGGCGGAGGACTTTCGTGAGTCGCTCGAGGCCGCCACGGTTGTCGCCATCGGCCCCGGCCTCGGTGAGAACTGGGACACGCTCCTGCCGCTCGTGCTCGCGGCCAACAAGCCAACCGTCATCGACGCCGATGGCCTCAACGCCTTGGCACGCGGCTCGATGCTGGAGAACGTCCACGCTCGTTGCGTGCTGACCCCGCACCCGGGCGAGTACGGCCGGCTGGTGGGCGATGCGTCGCTCGCCGCAAAGGCGACCGGCGACGACGCCGAGCGGGTCGAGGCGGCCGGCGTGCTGGCTCGGCGGAGCGGCGCATCTGGCGCGGTGCTCCTCAAGGGCGCCCGCACCGTGGTTGCCGATGGCGAGCGACACGCGATCAACAAGACCGGCAACCCCGGCATGGCCACCGGCGGCTCGGGCGACGTGCTCACCGGCGTGATCGCCGGCCTGATGGCCCAGGGGCTGGGGCCGTTTGACGCGGCGCGGCTCGGCGCCCACGTCCATGGCGTGGCGGGCGACCTCGCCGCCGCGCGGCTGGGCCAGATTTCGATGATCGCCACCGATCTGATCGACGAGTTACCGCACGCTTTCCAGCGGCTGGATCCGACGCCGTTCTGA